A stretch of DNA from Montipora foliosa isolate CH-2021 chromosome 4, ASM3666993v2, whole genome shotgun sequence:
ATTTGACACTCGcccactgtaattttaactttgttttaaaaaatctgAGTCTTGATAAGACGTTGTTTTGCTGCACTTTTATACTGGATAAAACTGCCTGCCCAAACAGCTGGTATAAATAGCCAGTTTTGATAAAAACGATGTTATtattagaggctaaaacgaatcACGTTTTGCACACATTTTGCACTGGACcaactgtaattttaacttttttaaaaattggtatGGATAAACGTTTTTTGCTGTTCTTTACTGCGAAAACTGCTCGCCCCCAAActactgtaaaatagcagtttaaTCATACAAACGTGCTTCATTTAGAGGCCtcaaaacgaacgttttgcacaatttggcCCTGCCGCACGGAGTAAATTCTTaactttttctaaaaattgcGTCTtggataaacgtttttgctgttttataATGGAAAACTGCCTGCAAACCACTGCTAAACATaggcagttttcataaaacgtgttcgATTTAGAGGCTATAAACGAACGCTTTTGCCCATGCCacattttgcactggcactgtaaattttaactttttgtaaAAATTGGTACCTGGTGATTAAACGTTTTATGCTTGTTTGTTACTGTAATGAAAACTGCTGCCCTCGCAAAAAAAACACCATACAATCAAactaaaactgtttaaaaaatagCAGTTATTtaataaaacgtgttatttagaggctctAAAACACGCAACGCacttttgcacaattttgcactggcactagtaagttttaacttttttaaaaattgcgtCTTGATAAAGCGTTTTTGCTGCTTTTTACtaattaaatttttcatttccccaaaatcccccccccccatatgccccaaattttgattttttataTTAACCCCCTCCCCCAATTAAAATGGGAAAAACCTGACCTGCCAATGGCGAATACACTGCTTACAACTAGCACAGAAGTGGTTTCTATAGAAAACGTGCTTACTTTAGACGGCTACAAAAATGAACGTTTTTGCACACATTTTGCACTAGGCACTAGTAATTTGAAATCTTttcttaaaaattggtcttgataacaCGTAGGTATTTTGTTAGTTTTCACTGGAAAACTGGCTGTGCAAACACTGTTAAGGCCCAATATGCGAGCTTtttataaaacgtgttatttagagcgCTAAAACGAATCGTTTTGAACATCAATTTTAGCCACTGAGCCCAACTGCctaagttttaagttttttaaaaattggtactttgataaacgtttttgctgcgTTTTTAATCTCAAAACAGCATGCATAAACCACAGGTAAAATAGCGAAGTTTTCATCAAAACGTGCTTATTTAGAGGGACGCAACACGAAGTGTAGTAGAAACACCGCAACGTTTTGgtccacaattttgcactggcactgtaattttaacttttttaaaaattggtcttgataaacgtttttgctgtttttactggaaaactgctgcaaacactgtaaaatagcagttttcataaaacgtgttatttagaggctaaaacgaacgttttgcacaattttgcactggcactgtaattttaacttttttaaaaattggtcttgataaacgtttttgctgtttttactggaaaactgctgcaaacactgtaaaatagcagttttcataaaacgtgttatttagaggctaaaacgaacgtttgcACATTTTtccactggcactgtaattttaacttttttaaaaattggtcttgataaacgtttttgctgtttttactggaaaactgctgcaaacactgtaaaatagcagttttcataaaacgtgttatttagaggctaaaacgaacgttttgcacaattttgcactggcactgtaattttaacttttttaaaaattggtcttgataaacgtttttgctgtttttactggaaaactgctgcaaacactgtaaaatagcagttttcataaaacgtgttatttagaggctaaaaggaaaattgcacaattttgcactggcactgtaattttaacttttttaaaaattggtcttgataaacgtttttgctgttttactggaaaactgctgcaaacactgtaaaatagcagttttcataaaacgtgttatttagaggctaaaacgaacgttttgcacaattttgcactggcactgtaattttaacttttttaaaaattggtcttgataaacgtttttgctgtttttactggaaaactgctgcaaacactgtaaaatagcagttttcataaaacgtgttatttagaggctaaaacgaacgttttgcacaattttgcactggcactgtaattttaacttttttaaaaattggtcttgataaacgtttttgctgtttttactggaaaactgctgcaaacactgtaaaatagcagttttcataaaacgtgttatttagaggctaaaacgaacgttttgcacaattttgcactggcactgtaattttaacttttttaaaaattggtcttgataaacgtttttgctgtttttactggaaaactgctgcaaacactgtaaaatagcagttttcataaaacgtgttatttagaggctaaaacgaacgttttgcacaattttgcactggcactgtaattttaactttttaaaaattggtcttgataaacgtttttgctgtttttactggaaaactgctgcaaacactgtaaaatagcagttttcataaaacgtgttatttagaggctaaaacgaacgttttgcacaattttgcactggcactgtaattttaacttttttaaaaattggtcttgataaacgtttttgctgtttttactggaaaactgctgcaaacactgtaaaatagcagttttcataaaacgtgttatttagaggctaaaacgaacgttttgcacaattttgcactggcactgtaattttaactttttaaaaattggtcttgatagacatttttgctgtttttactggaaaactgttGCAAACACTGTTAAATAGCAGTTTTttaaaaacgtgttatttagaggctaaaacgaacgttttgcacaattttgcactggcactgtaattttaacttttttaaaaattggtcttgataaacgtttttgctgtttttactggaaaactgctgcaaacactgtaaaatagcagttttcataaaacgtgttatttagaggctaaaacgaacgttttgcacaattttgcactggcactgtaattttaacttttttaaaaattggtcttgataaacgtttttgctgtttttactggaaaactgctgcaaacactgtaaaatagcagttttcataaaacgtgttatttagaggctaaaacgaacgttttgcacaattttgcactggcactgtaattttaacttttttaaaaattggtcttgataaacgtttttgctgtttttactggaaaactgctgcaaacactgtaaaatagcagttttcataaaacgtgttatttagaggctaaaacgaacgttttgcacaattttgcactggcactgtaattttaacttttttaaaaattggtcttgataaacgtttttgctgtttttactggaaaactgctgcaaacactgtaaaatagcagttttcataaaacgtgttatttagaggctaaaacgaacgttttgcacaattttgcactggcactgtaattttaacttttttaaaaattggtcttgataaacgtttttgctgtttttactggaaaactgctgcaaacactgtaaaatagcagttttcataaaacgtgttatttagaggctaaaacgaacgttttgcacaattttgcactggcactgtaattttaacttttttaaaaattggtcttgataaacgtttttgctgtttttactggaaaactgctgcaaacactgtaaaatagcagttttcataaaacgtgttatttagaggctaaaacgaacgttttgcacaattttgcactggcactgtaattttaacttttttaaaaattggtcttgataaacgtttttgctgtttttactggaaaactgctgcaaacactgtaaaatagcagttttcataaaacgtgttatttagaggctaaaacgaacgttttgcacaattttgcactggcactgtaattttaacttttttaaaaattggtcttgataaacgtttttgctgtttttactggaaaactgctgcaaacactgtaaaatagcagttttcataaaacgtgttatttagaggctaaaacgaacgttttgcacaattttgcactggcactgtaattttaacttttttaaaaattggtcttgataaacgtttttgctgtttttactggaaaactgctgcaaacactgtaaaatagcagttttcataaaacgtgttatttagaggctaaaacgaacgttttgcacaattttgcactggcactgtaattttaactttttaaaaattggtcttgataaacgtttttgctgttttactggaaaactgctgcaaacactgtaaaatagcagttttcataaaacgtgttatttagaggctaaaacgaacgttttgcacaattttgcactggcactgtaattttaacttttttaaaaattggtcttgataaacgtttttgctgtttttactggaaaactgctgcaaacactgtaaaatagcagttttcataaaacgtgttatttagaggctaaaacgaacgttttgcacaattttgcactggcactgtaattttaactttttaaaaattggtcttgataaacgtttttgctgtttttactggaaaactgctgcaaacactgtaaaatagcagttttcataaaacgtgttatttagaggctaaaacgaacgttttgcacaattttgcactggcactgtaattttaacttttttaaaaattggtcttgataaacgtttttgctgtttttactggaaaactgctgcaaacactgtaaaatagcagttttcataaaacgtgttatttagaggctaaaacgaacgttttgcacaattttgcactggcactgtaattttaaactttttaaaaattggtcttgataaacgtttttgctgtttttactggaaaactgctgcaaacactgtaaaatagcagttttcataaaacgtgttatttagaggctaaaacgaacgttttgcacaattttgcactggcactgtaattttaacttttttaaaaattggtcttgataaacgtttttgctgtttttactggaaaactgctgcaaacactgtaaaatagcagttttcataaaacgtgttatttagaggctaaaacgaacgttttgcacaattttgcactggcactgtaattttaacttttttaaaaattggtcttgataaacgtttttgctgtttttactggaaaactgctgcaaacactgtaaaatagcagttttcataaaacgtgttatttagaggctaaaacgaacgttttgcacaattttgcactggcactgtaattttaacttttttaaaaattggtcttgataaacgtttttgctgtttttactggaaaactgctgcaaacactgtaaaatagcagttttcataaaacgtgttatttagaggctaaaacgaacgttttgcacaattttgcactggcactgtaattttaacttttttaaaaattggtcttgataaacgtttttgctgtttttactggaaaactgctgcaaacactgtaaaatagcagttttcataaaacgtgttatttagaggctaaaacgaacgttttgcacaattttgcactggcactgtaattttaacttttttaaaaattggtcttgataaacgtttttgctgttttactggaaaactgctgcaaacactgtaaaatagcagttttcataaaacgtgttatttagaggctaaaacgaacgttttgcacaattttgcactggcactgtaattttaacttttttaaaaattggtcttgataaacgtttttgctgtttttactggaaaactgctgcaaacactgtaaaatagcagttttcataaaacgtgttatttagaggctaaaacgaacgttttgcacaattttgcactggcactgtaattttaactttttttaaaattggtcttgataaacgtttttgctgtttttactggaaaactgctgcaaacactgtaaaatagcagttttcataaaacgtgttatttagaggctaaaacgaacgttttgcacaattttgcactggcactgtaattttaacttttttaaaaattggtcttgataaacgtttttgctgtttttactggaaaactgctgcaaacactgtaaaatagcagttttcataaaacgtgttatttagaggctaaaacgaacgttttgcacaattttgcactggcactgtaattttaactttttaaaaattggtcttgataaacgtttttgctgtttttactggaaaactgctgcaaacactggaaaatagcagttttcataaaacgtgttatttagaggctaaaacgaacgttttgcacaattttgcactggcactgtaattttaacttttttaaaaattggtcttgataaacgtttttgctgtttttactggaaaactgctgcaaacactgtaaaatagcagttttcataaaacgtgttatttagaggctaaaacgaacgttttgcacaattttgcactggcactgtaattttaacttttttaaaaattggtcttgataaacgtttttgctgtttttactggaaaactgctgcaaacactgtaaaatagcagttttcataaaacgtgttatttagaggctaaaacgaacgttttgcacaattttgcactggcactgtaattttaacttttttaaaaattggtcttgataaacgtttttgctgtttttactggaaaactgctgcaaacactgtaaaatagcagttttcataaaacgtgttatttagaggctaaaacgaacgttttgcacaattttgcactggcactgtaattttaacttttttaaaaattggtcttgataaacgtttttgctgtttttactggaaaactgctgcaaacactgtaaaatagcagttttcataaaacgtgttatttagaggctaaaacgaacgttttgcacaattttgcactggcactgtaattttaacttttttaaaaattggtcttgataaacgtttttgctgtttttactggaaaactgctgcaaacactgtaaaatagcagttttcataaaacgtgttatttagaggctaaaacgaacgttttgcacaattttgcactggcactgtaattttaacttttttaaaaattggtcttgataaacgtttttgctgtttttactggaaaactgctgcaaacactgtaaaatagcagttttcataaaacgtgttatttagaggctaaaacgaacgttttgcacaattttgcactggcactgtaattttaacttttttaaaatgggtcttgataaacttttttgtttttactgcaaaaactgctgcaaacactgtaaaatagcagttttcataaaacgtgttatttagaggctaaaacgaacgttttgcacaattttgcactggcactgtaattttaacttttttaaaaattggtcttgataaacgtttttgctgtttttaatggaaacttgctgcaaacactgtaaaatagcagttttcataaaacgtgttatttagaggctaaaacgaacgttttgcacaattttgcactggcactgtaattttaacttttttaaaattggtcttgataaacgtttttgctgtttttactggaaaactgctgcaaacactgtaaaatagcagttttcataaaacgtgttatttagaggctaaaacgaacgttttgcacaattttgcactggcactgtaattttaacttttttaaaaattggtcttgataaacgtttttgctgtttttactggaaaactgctgcaaacactgtaaaatagcagttttcataaaacgtgttatttagaggctaaaacgaacgttttgcacaattttgcactggcactgtaattttaacttttttaaaaattggtcttgataaacgtttttgctgtttttactggaaaactgctgcaaacactgtaaaatagcagttttcataaaacgtgttatttagaggctaaaacgaacgttttgcacaattttgcactggcactgtaattttaacttttttaaaaattggtcttgataaacgtttttgctgtttttactggaaaactgctgcaaacactgtaaaatagcagttttcataaaacgtgttatttagaggctaaaacgaacgttttgcacaattttgcactggcactgtaattttaacttttttaaaaattggtcttgataaacgtttttgctgtttttactggaaaactgctgcaaacactgtaaaatagcagttttcataaaacgtgttatttagaggctaaaacgaacgttttgcacaattttgcactggcactgtaattttaacttttttaaaattggtcttgataaacgtttttgctgtttttactggaaaactgctgcaaacactgtaaaatagcagttttcataaaacgtgttatttagaggctaaaacgaacgttttgcacaattttgcactggcactgtaattttaactttttaaaaattggtcttgataaacgtttttgctgtttttactggaaaactgctgcaaacactgtaaaatagcagttttcataaaacgtgttatttagaggctaaaacgaacgttttgcacaattttgcactggcactgtaattttaacttttttaaaaattggtcttgataaacgtttttgctgtttttactggaaaactgctgcaaacactgtaaaatagcagttttcataaaacgtgttatttagaggctaaaacgaacgttttgcacaattttgcactggcactgtaattttaacttttttaaaattggtcttgataaacgtttttgctgtttttactggaaaactgctgcaaacactgtaaaatagcagttttcataaaacgtgttatttagaggctaaaacgaacgttttgcacaattttgcactggcactgtaattttaacttttttaaaaattggtcttgataaacgtttttgctgtttttactggaaaactgctgcaaacactgtaaaatagcagttttcataaaacgtgttatttagaggctaaaacgaacgttttgcacaattttgcactggcactgtaattttaacttttttaaaaattggtcttgataaacgtttttgctgtttttactggaaaactgctgcaaacactgtaaaatagcagttttcataaaacgtgttatttagaggctaaaacgaacgttttgcacaattttgcactggcactgtaattttcgatttttttaaaattggtcttgataaacgtttttgctgtttttaatagAAGAGGggtgcaaacactgtaaaataggagttttcataaaacgtgttatttagaggctaaaacgaacgttttgcacaattttgcactggcactgtaattttattGGTTTATACCGATACAAGAGGCTGAACTACAAAGGAACCACTAAGGAACATGACGAAAACCTGGAGGCGCTCCTAAAGAAAAGTCGCGGAAAGAATGTCATGTTGAATAGGAAATGTGAATTCAACAAAGAACGCGTGGTCTATTATGGCTTGATGCTCTCAAAGGAAGGAGTATCCCCAGCCCCTTGCAAGGTACAGGCTATCAAGGAGGCGGGCCGCCCAAGAAATGCAGCAGAACTTAATTTGTTTTCTATGTACAGTCAGTTATACTCACGGTTTACGGAAGCCAGCAAGTATCAGACAGCAGTCTGCAAACTCGGGAAATTACTGAAAGAAAAATGTGAATGGATACAAGAGCACACAGAAGCATTTGAAAAACTGAAGAACATGCTCAGTAGTCACATGGTACAAGCCTACTTTGACCCCCAAGCAGAACACAAACTCCATGTGGACGGGTGTCCGATGGGACTAGAAGCCACTCCCACGCAGAGGAAGCTTTGAGAACAAGTGTGGCAAGTGGTGGCAGTATGCTAGTCGAGGCTTCACAGACATAGAAAAACGGTAAAGAAAGATCGAACTAGAAGCCTTAGTGGGTGATTTTGGTTGCAAAAACTTTCACCTGTCCTGTATGGGATACCGTTTCAGATGGTGACAGACCACATACCTCTAGAACGTGTATTCAACAAACCCACACATGCAACATCCATCCGGGTGTAGGGGATCGTAAACAGGATGTTGGATTATGACTTTGTTGTTGAATACCGGTCCGGAAAGGAAAACATACCAGATTACACATCACGAGCCCCTTGACGCCAAACTCGAACTCAAACTACCAAGGAAGTGAAAGCCTATGTCAACTACGTTGTAACATGCAACATGCCCAACGCAGTCACTAAGGAGCAAGTGCAGAAAGCCACTGACGAAGACACTAAACTACTAGCATTAAAGGGGTGCATCCACCAAGGCTGGATTGACGCAAAGGCTGAGAATTTACAGCCGTACAAGCATGTTTTCAGTGAACTTGCGGTACTGGACGGAATAGTAGAGGAGACAAGTATGTTGTACCTGAAACACTCAGACAGAGGATGGTCGAGATTCCAAATGAGGGGCACCAAGGACAAGTTCGGATGAAACAGCTGCTAAGGGCACATGTTTGGTTCCTGGGAATGGATTCTCTGTGAGACAAGTTTGTATCCACATGCATTTACTGCCATTCCAACACACCTGACATACATTGAGAACCCTGAAAATGATGGAGCTACCAGAGGGACTGTGGAGAAAGGTCAGTGTGGACTTTTGCAGACTGATGGCTAACAGAGACCTCGCTCTCATGTTCCCCTGGCAATACTCCAGATACCCAGTGGTTGAATTTGTGGGATCCACCAGTGAAAAAGCAACGGAGTACTGGAAGTGGTGAAATCAGACAAAGGCCCACCATTTAAAAACCACAAATTTGAAGAATACGCACGAGAGGAAGGGttccaacattgaaaagtgACCCCCGGATGGCGAGAAGCCAACGGCCATGTAGAGAGGTGTGTACAGAGAATTAAAAACCAGCACACGCTGGGCTGGTGTCGGGTCGAAATCTGCCATCCTGCGCCTGCAGAGTTACAGCGGTGTTCAATGTGGCAGTGGagtatttttcaaaatggccgctctAATAACAAGTTTACACGATGTTGTTCAGGGATTCATTGAGAAGCCATGTAGAGGCACCATAAGGTTCTTTAGCTTTCTCGTGCTGTAGTAAAAAGGCACACTCTCGGCGGTGACTCTCGATTCCGGTACCATTTGGCTCAACCTTATTGAATGCTTGGCCTGGAGTTTCTCCACTGGAATAAGTTAGCCCTGAGAAGAATGAAGTTTTCCAGCAAATTGAAGAGTCCTTGGCAGGTTTCATTCTCAAGGAACATGGTCCAGGAGGTTTGTTACTGCCTACAAGGCTTAGTGTTAACATGGGACTTAGGAGAAAAGACGAAGGAAACAAAGCATGCAGTGGAAATCAAGATCCATGCTCTAGGACATTTTAAATACCTAATCCTGACGGTGGCAAACTAGTACAATGCAAATGCCCTAAACGACGTCTCTGTTTTGTTCAAAGCAATGAAAGATGGAAGTTATTGCAAAGCTGTGGTCAACGATTCTCACCTGGTTAGACTTCGGTATTCAAAGACTCTTGAAATTGTTCCAATCGATTTTCGCTACAGCAGCTGGAACCGGTCAGGGATACCACAGCACACAATATCAtaagaataaaaattattacatGTTACATGATGAGTTAACTTTATACCCGAATGTTAAATGTTGGGCATATGACGTTGGAATATGCACTGATG
This window harbors:
- the LOC137999442 gene encoding uncharacterized protein produces the protein RLNYKGTTKEHDENLEALLKKSRGKNVMLNRKCEFNKERVVYYGLMLSKEGVSPAPCKVQAIKEAGRPRNAAELNLFSMYSQLYSRFTEASKYQTAVCKLGKLLKEKCEWIQEHTEAFEKLKNMLSSHMVQAYFDPQAEHKLHVDGCPMGLEATPTQRKL